From Camelina sativa cultivar DH55 chromosome 7, Cs, whole genome shotgun sequence, one genomic window encodes:
- the LOC104700410 gene encoding acyl-coenzyme A thioesterase 9, mitochondrial-like: protein MRSSTGKLLLLSRLRNRGKFVPGGGDGFRIPATSCGSQKMWSSTTVKPPSSDENSDKNSIDAGSSMRKPVSLWPGMYHSPVTNALWEARRHMFENPNGDESSHSKLTAKSPSRSRTSILYKFSSDFVLREQYRNPWNEIRTGKLVEDLDALAGTISFKHCGGDSSARSMILVTASVDRIIMKRPIRVDVDLSIVGAVTWVGRSSMEMQLQVIQSQDASDSSESIALEANFTFVARDAKTGKSTPINPVSPETEHEKLLWKEAEERNKLRKQKRTEIKQEHEKLKDLERLDELLAEGRVFLDMPALADRNSILIKDTSHEYSLICQPQQRNIHGRIFGGFLMRKAFELAFSNAYTFAGVSPRFLEVDRVDFIKPVDVGNFLRFKSRVLYTEANNSAEPLINIEVVAHVTSPELRSSEVSNRFYFTFSVRPEAMKDGLRIRNVVPATEEEARRVIERMDAERPISLP, encoded by the exons ATGAGATCTTCAACCGGAAAGCTTCTCCTTCTCTCACGTTTGAGAAACCGCGGGAAATTTGTTCCCGGAGGTGGCGATGGGTTTCGGATTCCGGCTACGTCGTGCGGGTCTCAGAAGATGTGGAGCTCTACAACAGTAAAACCACCGTCGTCAGACGAAAATTCCGATAAAAACTCGATCGATGCAGGATCTTCAATGCGGAAACCAGTTAGTTTGTGGCCTGGGATGTATCATTCTCCGGTGACTAATGCGCTTTGGGAAGCTCGACGTCATATGTTCGAAAACCCTAACGGAGATGAGTCGTCTCATTCTAAATTGACGGCTAAGTCTCCGTCCCGGAGCCGGACTTCGATTCTCTATAAGTTCTCTTCTGATTTTGTGCTTAGAGAACAGTATAGGAATCCTTGGAATGAGATTCGTACTGGTAAATTGGTTGAAGATCTTGATGCTCTTGCTGGAACTATCTCCTTTAAG CATTGCGGTGGTGACAGCAGTGCAAGATCAATGATTTTGGTGACTGCTTCAGTGGATAGGATTATCATGAAAAGGCCAATTCGTGTGGATGTTGACCTCAGTATTGTTGGTGCTGTAACATGGGTTGGAAGATCATCCATGGAGATGCAATTACAAGTAATTCAAAGTCAAG ATGCCAGTGACTCCTCAGAGTCGATTGCCCTTGAAGCAAACTTTACATTTGTGGCTCGGGATGCAAAGACAGGCAAGTCAACTCCAATTAACCCCGTCTCGCCAGAGACTGAACATGAAAAATTGCTAtggaaagaagcagaagaaaggaacaaactacgaaaacaaaagagaaccgAAATTAAACAAGAGCATGAGAAGTTGAAGGACTTAGAGAGGCTAGATGAGTTATTAGCAGAAGGACGAGTTTTCCTGGACATGCCAGCTCTTGCGGATCGGAACAGCATCCTAATTAAAGATACTTCCCATGAATACTCATTGATATGCCAGCCACAGCAACGAAATATTCATGGTAGAATTTTTGGAGGCTTTTTGATGCGCAAAGCTTTTGAGCTGGCCTTCTCCAATGCTTACACCTTTGCTGGAGTTTCACCACGTTTTCTTGAAGTTGATCGTGTTGATTTTATCAAACCA GTGGATGTTGGAAACTTCCTTCGTTTCAAGTCACGCGTATTGTACACAGAAGCTAACAATTCAGCTGAACCATTGATAAACATCGAGGTTGTAGCTCACGTTACAAGTCCAGAGCTCAGGTCCAGCGAA GTATCCAACAGGTTCTACTTCACCTTCAGTGTAAGACCTGAGGCCATGAAAGATGGATTGAGAATAAGAAATGTGGTAccagcaacagaagaagaagctagaaGAGTGATCGAGCGTATGGACGCAGAGAGACCAATCTCATTGCCTTGA